The segment TCTGGAATCTGAAATAAATAACCTTGCATTGGTTGAAGCAATGAAGAAAGATAAGAAAAGACAGGGGGATCACCTGAATATGGTCTTCCTCGACCGGATCGGAAATGCAGTGATTAAACCCGTATCTATTAACCAACTTGAAAAGATCTATTTATGATTTGTGCGAGCATTATTGAAAAGGATGTCGAAAAATGCCTTGAGGCTGTCGGTAAAGTAGAGGTTGCTGAGATCAGGATCGATCTCACTGGCTTTACTATCGAAGAAATAAAAAAGGTCTTCTCAGTCCGTAAAAAAATCATTGCCACCTGCCGTCCCGGAAAAATAAAGGATCAAAGCCGCCTGGAACTTCTTAAAACAGCCATTGAAGCAGGCGCCACCTACGTGGATATTGAATTTGAATCATCTGATATCTACAGGAACGAGATTATCGATTTCGCTCACCATCACCAGTGTGATGTAATCATATCCTATCATAATTATGACAGGACACCCGAGTTGGATGAACTTGAGAAAATTGTTGAAAAATGTTATGCCATGGGAGCAGACCTGGCCAAAGTAGCCACACATATCAACGTGAACAGGGACAATTCAAAAATTTTATCTCTTTACAAAGCTCCGGGTCGGCTGGTTGCAATAGGTATGGGCGATCTGGGCAGGATCAGCCGTATAGTGGCGCCTTTCCTGGGTGCCGAGTTCACATATGCTTCTTTAAATGACGGTTCAGCAACTGCCCCGGGTCAAATAAGCTATGAAAAACTGAACCAGTTCATCCTTGAGATACAGCAAATCTGATGTCATGAATACTTTTGGAACGGCTTTCAGAATTAGCATATTCGGTGAATCTCACGGCATAAATGTAGGTGTAACCATTGACGGCTGTCCTGCCGGTATACCACTTACTTTCAATGATTTTACTGATGATTTTAACCGACGCAGAAGTGGTGGCAAGGGTACAACACCTCGGAAGGAAACCGATCTGCCACGTATTATTTCAGGCGTGTTTAATGATTTTACAACAGGTGCCCCATTGACTATTATTTTCGATAACAATAATACGCGTTCACGCGATTATACCCAGCTCAGAGAGACACCCCGCCCCGGCCACGCCGATTTTGTGGCAATGAAAAAGTTTGGCGGATATGAAGATTACAGGGGTGGAGGTCATTTCTCAGGCCGGCTGACTCTTGGACTGGTTGCAGCCGGTGTTATTGCCAAAAAATTAATTGAACCGGTACAGGTGGAGGCAAAAATACTCGAGGTTGGTGGTATGACCGATATCGAAAAAGCAATTGACCTTGCTGTTGAGAAAAAAGATTCCATCGGAGGAATCATAGAATGTGCAGCCTCTAATATGCCTGTAGCCCTCGGAGAGCCTTTTTTTGATTCAATTGAAGCCGTTCTGAGCCATATAATATTTTCAATTCCCGCCATAAAAGGTGTTGAATTTGGTTCGGGGTTTTCTGCTGCCCGGATGTGGGGAAGCGAACATAACGACAAACTGATATCACCGGATGGCAAAACATCGACTAACCATGCCGGAGGAATAAACGGAGGAATTTCAAACGGCAATGATCTTGTTTTCAGGGTGGCCGTTAAACCTACATCCAGCACACACCAGGTGCAAAGAACAGTTAATATTAAAACAGGAGAAATGATTGATCTCGAAATCGAAGGAAGACACGATACCTGCATAGCACTCCGCGTGCCCGTGGTGGTTGAAGCCGCAACTGCCATTGTCCTTGCGGATTTCATGCTGCAGGAACAGAGGGTGGGAAGAAGAGTAAGGAGTAAGGAGTAAGGAGTAAGAGGTAAGGAGTAAGGCGTAAGTAAATGTGAGAGGTGACACAATCTTATAGGTCCATAAAGTCCCTAAGGTCCCTAAAGTCCCTAAAATTATTAGACTAACAGACTAACAGACAAAAAATGAAAATTCTCGTTCTTGGTGCAGGTAAGATGGGTTCATGGCTTATTGAATCTCTTTGCCTGGATTATGAAGTGGCTGCTTTTGACAATGACCTGTCGCGTTTAAAATACTTTTTCAACACAGTTAAGCTAGTTTCTTATGAAGAAATCAGAGAATTTAACCCTGATCTTGTGATCAACGCCGTAAACCTTCAGCTTACGGTTCCGGTGTTCAGGGAGGTTCTGCCCTACCTCAGTAAAGATTGTATCCTTGCAGATATCACATCGGTAAAAAACGGGTTAAGGAAATTCTACCCGGAAACAGGAAGAAGATTTGTTTCCACTCACCCGATGTTCGGTCCTACTTTCGCAAATCTGAGAGATCTTTCAGGACAAAGTGCCATCATAATAGGCGAATCGGATAGTGAAGGAAAGGCTTTTTTCAGGAATTTCTTTGAATCGTTTAATCTGCGGATATTTGAATATACTTTTCTTGAGCATGATGAGACGATAGCCTATTCCCTTTCGATTCCATTCGCTTCAACAATGGTATTTGCCGCCTGCATGAAAAAACAGGAGGCGCCGGGAACTACATTCAGAAAGCATTTTGAAATTGCCAAAGGACTTTTCTCAGAAGATGATTTTCTTTTGTCAGAAGTTCTTTTCAGTCCTTTTACTCTTGAACAACTTGAAAAAATTAGCGACAGGCTTGATTATCTCCGCGACATTGTTAAGGAAAAGGATGAAATCAAATTGAGAGAGTTTTTAAATCAACTCAGGAGGAATATACATTAATATATGAAACGTCATTGCGAGGAGCGTGAAGATTAATGATTATTGCAGTAAGTATCGCGACGAAGCAATCTGTTAGCACAGGCAGGACATTGCCAAGAGTACAAGCATTGATCAGAAGGTTGTTGCAGCGCTCTGCCTGTTCGGGCAGATTGCTTCGTCGACAATAATTTTTGATATAATCTAAGGATTCGTCAAGCTCCTCGCAATGACGCGCTGGCACTCACTGGCAGTTTTCCAAAACTAATTTCACTGCATCTGTATTGCCCATGGCCTGGGCTCTTCGAAGGCTTGAACAACCATTCTGTGCATCACCTGTCTTGATTGCCGCCAATCCGTGGTACATCCATGTTTCCGAATCTTCAGCATTCAGATCAAGTGACATGGACAGATCACTGACTGCATATTTATAGGTATTCGTTTTCAGGTAAGTCTTTCCCCGTGCCTTAAAATATTGTGCATTGTTAGGGTCTTCTTTCAAATTGCGGTTAAAGCATTTCAATGCATTGATATAATCGCCAGCCGAATAGTAATAACCACCGCATACGTAAACGGCATGCAAATCGTCATCGAAATATTTCAGATAAACCTGCATATCCTTAACAGCAGCATCCCAGTTGGACAAACCGGCGTTGGCTTCTGCCCTTTTCAGGTAAGTCTCAAAATCTGAAGGATCATCCTTAAGCACCCGGTTAAAATCAGATACAGCTTCTTTAAACCGTCCCAGGTATATATTGGCCTTACCTCTGCCGGCATATGCCTCGGTCAGCATTTTGTCTTTGCTTATTGCTGACGAATAATCTCCGGCGGCAGCACCAAAATTTGATTGCTTTATGAAAGC is part of the Bacteroidales bacterium genome and harbors:
- a CDS encoding type I 3-dehydroquinate dehydratase produces the protein MICASIIEKDVEKCLEAVGKVEVAEIRIDLTGFTIEEIKKVFSVRKKIIATCRPGKIKDQSRLELLKTAIEAGATYVDIEFESSDIYRNEIIDFAHHHQCDVIISYHNYDRTPELDELEKIVEKCYAMGADLAKVATHINVNRDNSKILSLYKAPGRLVAIGMGDLGRISRIVAPFLGAEFTYASLNDGSATAPGQISYEKLNQFILEIQQI
- a CDS encoding chorismate synthase; translated protein: MNTFGTAFRISIFGESHGINVGVTIDGCPAGIPLTFNDFTDDFNRRRSGGKGTTPRKETDLPRIISGVFNDFTTGAPLTIIFDNNNTRSRDYTQLRETPRPGHADFVAMKKFGGYEDYRGGGHFSGRLTLGLVAAGVIAKKLIEPVQVEAKILEVGGMTDIEKAIDLAVEKKDSIGGIIECAASNMPVALGEPFFDSIEAVLSHIIFSIPAIKGVEFGSGFSAARMWGSEHNDKLISPDGKTSTNHAGGINGGISNGNDLVFRVAVKPTSSTHQVQRTVNIKTGEMIDLEIEGRHDTCIALRVPVVVEAATAIVLADFMLQEQRVGRRVRSKE
- a CDS encoding prephenate dehydrogenase/arogenate dehydrogenase family protein, producing MKILVLGAGKMGSWLIESLCLDYEVAAFDNDLSRLKYFFNTVKLVSYEEIREFNPDLVINAVNLQLTVPVFREVLPYLSKDCILADITSVKNGLRKFYPETGRRFVSTHPMFGPTFANLRDLSGQSAIIIGESDSEGKAFFRNFFESFNLRIFEYTFLEHDETIAYSLSIPFASTMVFAACMKKQEAPGTTFRKHFEIAKGLFSEDDFLLSEVLFSPFTLEQLEKISDRLDYLRDIVKEKDEIKLREFLNQLRRNIH